In one window of Halomarina pelagica DNA:
- a CDS encoding type II toxin-antitoxin system VapC family toxin: MAVAVVDSNVLIDYKNTGAGDRHDRAEDIVRGMDADELPTGRVTNYTLLETLNWIHERQRHDIAVDLHRRLADSAGFELVHCAQKDFHRAVDLFETYEGLAFGDATIAAYMEREDIEYLYSFDGDFDTLGWVMRLDTPENPYG; encoded by the coding sequence ATGGCGGTCGCGGTCGTCGACAGTAACGTCCTCATCGACTACAAGAACACCGGAGCCGGCGACCGTCACGACCGGGCAGAGGACATCGTGCGGGGGATGGACGCCGACGAACTCCCGACGGGTCGGGTGACGAATTACACCCTGCTCGAGACGCTGAACTGGATTCACGAGCGCCAGCGCCACGATATTGCGGTCGACCTCCACCGTCGACTCGCCGACTCGGCGGGCTTCGAACTCGTCCACTGCGCACAGAAGGACTTCCATCGCGCTGTCGACCTCTTCGAAACCTACGAGGGGCTCGCGTTCGGCGATGCGACCATCGCCGCGTACATGGAGCGCGAGGACATCGAGTACCTCTACAGCTTCGACGGTGACTTCGACACCCTCGGCTGGGTAATGCGCCTCGATACACCCGAGAATCCGTACGGCTGA
- the gatE gene encoding Glu-tRNA(Gln) amidotransferase subunit GatE, which produces MSEYDYEDLGLVAGLEIHQQLDTAAKLFCDCPTERREPEEAVRTVTRYLHPTRSELGEIDEAALEESRVDREFQYLGYDTTCLVEEDDEPPHRVDEEALDVALEIAQLLDATPVDAAHVMRKIVVDGSNTSGFQRSTLIATDGEIETEEGPVRIADMLLEEESAGRIEETEEGVVYSLDRLGIPLVEIGTEPDVRSPEQARDAAARIGMLLRSTGHVKRGLGTIRQDVNVSIAEGARVELKGVQSLDDIDDIVREEVRRQVELVEIGRELRERGASVGEPRDVTEVFEGTDSGVVASAEAVVAVPLFGFDGLVGREIQPDRRLGTEFSDHAKRAGAGGIFHTDELPAYGVTEDEVAALREAVGADEADAVALVAASRAVAERAVDAVAERARSAIEGVPEETRGANADGTSRYLRPLPGAARMYPETDVPPVPLDPTEVETPELLTEKVDRYVAEYGLDAGLAEQVAYGRRMPVFEAAVEDGIDATLAAGTVESTVTELRRDDVPVEQLRDEHFLDVLALVDAGDLAKEGVGDVLRALAEDPTLTAAEAAEEAGLSGVDEAEVRETVAEVVERNGEQVEAEGMGAFSALMGEAMGALRGRADGEVVSTVLREEIQKRA; this is translated from the coding sequence ATGAGCGAGTACGACTACGAGGACCTCGGTCTCGTGGCGGGCCTCGAGATCCACCAGCAGCTCGACACCGCCGCGAAGCTCTTCTGTGACTGTCCGACGGAGCGCCGCGAGCCGGAGGAGGCGGTCCGCACCGTGACGCGGTACCTCCACCCGACGCGCAGCGAACTGGGCGAGATCGACGAGGCCGCCCTGGAGGAGAGCCGCGTCGACCGGGAGTTCCAGTACCTCGGATACGACACGACCTGCCTCGTCGAGGAGGACGACGAGCCGCCCCACCGAGTCGACGAGGAGGCGCTCGACGTGGCCCTGGAGATCGCCCAACTGCTCGACGCGACCCCGGTGGACGCGGCGCACGTGATGCGCAAGATCGTCGTGGACGGCTCGAACACGTCAGGGTTCCAGCGCTCGACGCTGATCGCCACCGACGGCGAGATCGAGACCGAGGAGGGGCCGGTCCGCATCGCGGACATGCTCCTGGAGGAGGAGAGCGCCGGTCGGATCGAGGAGACCGAGGAGGGCGTCGTCTACTCGCTCGATCGGCTGGGCATCCCCCTCGTCGAGATCGGCACGGAGCCGGACGTCCGCTCGCCCGAGCAGGCCCGGGACGCGGCCGCCCGGATCGGCATGTTACTCCGCTCGACCGGACACGTGAAGCGTGGGCTCGGCACCATCCGCCAGGACGTGAACGTCTCCATCGCGGAGGGCGCGCGGGTCGAACTCAAGGGGGTCCAGAGCCTCGACGACATCGACGACATCGTCCGCGAGGAGGTTCGCCGGCAGGTCGAACTGGTCGAGATCGGGAGGGAACTCCGGGAGCGCGGCGCGAGCGTCGGCGAGCCGCGGGACGTGACCGAGGTCTTCGAGGGCACCGACAGCGGCGTCGTCGCGTCGGCGGAGGCGGTAGTCGCCGTCCCGCTGTTCGGCTTCGACGGGCTCGTCGGCCGGGAGATCCAGCCCGATCGCCGTCTCGGGACGGAGTTCTCTGACCACGCGAAGCGCGCCGGTGCGGGCGGGATTTTCCACACCGACGAACTCCCCGCCTACGGCGTCACCGAGGACGAAGTCGCCGCGCTGCGCGAGGCGGTGGGGGCGGACGAGGCGGACGCCGTCGCGCTCGTCGCCGCCTCCCGGGCGGTCGCGGAGCGGGCCGTCGACGCCGTGGCGGAGCGCGCCCGCTCCGCGATCGAGGGCGTCCCCGAGGAGACGCGCGGCGCGAACGCCGACGGCACCTCCCGCTACCTCCGGCCGCTCCCCGGCGCGGCCCGCATGTACCCCGAGACGGACGTGCCGCCCGTCCCGCTCGACCCGACGGAGGTCGAGACGCCGGAACTGCTCACCGAGAAGGTCGACCGCTACGTCGCGGAGTACGGCCTCGACGCGGGGCTGGCCGAGCAGGTCGCCTACGGCCGCCGGATGCCGGTCTTCGAGGCGGCCGTCGAGGACGGTATCGACGCCACGCTCGCGGCCGGAACGGTCGAGTCGACCGTGACGGAACTGCGCCGCGACGACGTGCCCGTCGAGCAGCTCCGCGACGAGCACTTCCTCGACGTGCTCGCGCTCGTGGACGCGGGCGACCTCGCCAAGGAGGGCGTCGGCGACGTGCTGCGCGCGCTCGCAGAGGACCCGACGCTCACCGCGGCCGAGGCGGCCGAGGAGGCGGGCCTGTCCGGCGTCGACGAGGCCGAGGTGCGAGAGACGGTCGCCGAGGTCGTCGAGCGAAACGGGGAGCAGGTCGAGGCGGAGGGGATGGGCGCGTTCTCCGCGCTCATGGGCGAGGCCATGGGCGCGCTCCGCGGCAGGGCCGACGGCGAGGTGGTGAGCACGGTTCTGCGCGAGGAGATCCAGAAGCGGGCGTAG
- the trmB gene encoding HTH-type sugar sensing transcriptional regulator TrmB, translating to MGSDDLRRRMESMGERFNFGEYEIEAYLAVLDHGEMTASDIADHTSIPQPRVYDTVRKLSDRGMVELRESRPMRVVALDPDDVFPEVQTSLGAMVEELADRYTAPTRETEAVSLVKSRPSILRYLEAIIESAEYELTCSLTPDLLARFEDRLEAAVEADVTVELLVTPAADAPSPEEYDYAAVATVARARRGLTTPVMAVADGQRSVYATQDALDGGSERYGVIFNRSSLGFLVSGFFSTVLWTTADTLLDHVAGRSFPRQYASIRRCLKDLGDEPGTFYARIRGRDVVTGERRTAVGRIAEVTLEPTAELATLTLATDDGDVTVGGRVAALEDMEAHEIVVDTEPLE from the coding sequence ATGGGTTCGGACGACCTCCGCCGGCGGATGGAGTCGATGGGGGAGCGGTTCAACTTCGGGGAGTACGAGATCGAGGCCTACCTCGCGGTGCTCGACCACGGCGAGATGACCGCGAGCGACATCGCCGATCACACGAGCATCCCGCAGCCGCGCGTCTACGACACGGTGCGCAAGCTGAGCGATCGCGGGATGGTGGAGTTGCGCGAGTCGCGCCCGATGCGGGTCGTCGCGCTCGACCCGGACGACGTGTTCCCCGAGGTGCAGACCTCGCTCGGGGCGATGGTCGAGGAACTCGCGGACCGCTACACCGCCCCGACGCGGGAGACGGAGGCCGTCTCGCTCGTGAAGTCCCGCCCGAGCATCCTCCGGTACCTGGAGGCGATCATCGAGAGCGCGGAGTACGAACTCACGTGCTCGCTCACGCCCGACCTGCTTGCGCGCTTCGAGGATCGACTCGAAGCCGCCGTCGAGGCCGACGTGACCGTCGAACTGCTGGTGACGCCCGCCGCCGACGCGCCGTCCCCCGAGGAGTACGACTACGCCGCCGTCGCGACGGTGGCGCGGGCGCGCCGCGGGCTCACCACCCCGGTGATGGCGGTCGCCGACGGGCAGCGCTCGGTCTACGCCACGCAGGACGCGCTCGACGGCGGATCGGAGCGCTACGGCGTCATCTTCAATCGCTCCTCGCTCGGCTTTCTCGTCTCCGGCTTCTTCAGCACCGTCCTCTGGACGACGGCCGACACGCTCCTCGATCACGTCGCGGGGCGGTCGTTCCCCCGTCAGTACGCCTCGATCCGCCGCTGTCTGAAGGACCTCGGCGACGAACCTGGGACGTTCTACGCCCGGATCCGCGGGCGCGACGTCGTGACCGGCGAGCGCCGCACCGCCGTCGGCCGCATCGCCGAGGTGACGCTCGAACCGACCGCCGAACTCGCCACGCTCACGCTCGCGACCGACGACGGCGACGTGACCGTCGGCGGGCGCGTCGCCGCCCTGGAGGACATGGAGGCCCACGAGATCGTCGTCGACACGGAGCCGCTCGAATGA
- a CDS encoding AbrB/MazE/SpoVT family DNA-binding domain-containing protein, whose product MTTTAPTEETKVSDRGMVTIPAAIRRRLDIEAGDKLRWATTDTGELTVEVVRQRYGAFDDDTLKADLGGDSLETHDLAGYEPEFAEDV is encoded by the coding sequence ATGACGACCACAGCTCCCACTGAAGAGACGAAAGTGAGCGACCGGGGGATGGTCACTATCCCGGCGGCGATCCGTCGCCGCCTGGACATCGAGGCGGGCGACAAACTCCGGTGGGCTACCACCGACACGGGCGAGCTGACCGTCGAGGTCGTTCGGCAGCGCTACGGCGCGTTCGACGACGACACCCTGAAGGCCGACCTCGGCGGTGACAGCCTCGAAACACACGATCTCGCCGGATACGAACCGGAGTTCGCGGAGGACGTCTGA
- a CDS encoding HAD family hydrolase, with protein MRAIFFDLDGTLLRLTCDYGDVLRSAVAAIEGDLPEEAIDGYGGAFYARFDACEPDPVRGAFAEIGLRSDPGEFADALLAHEVELSRPPRGTDATLARLSAEYELGVLTNGVREWQEHKLRAHGLFGYFDAFVASYEAGAHKPDAAPFRLAEERLPADEYAMVGDADADVEGARNAGWTAHRYDGGGFGDLPDALGWG; from the coding sequence GTGAGAGCCATCTTCTTCGACCTGGACGGGACGCTCCTCCGCCTCACGTGCGACTACGGCGACGTCCTCCGGAGCGCCGTCGCCGCGATCGAGGGGGACCTCCCCGAGGAGGCGATCGACGGCTACGGCGGGGCGTTCTACGCCCGGTTCGACGCGTGCGAGCCGGATCCCGTCCGGGGAGCGTTCGCGGAGATCGGCCTGCGCTCCGATCCCGGCGAGTTCGCGGACGCGCTCCTGGCGCACGAGGTCGAACTGTCCCGCCCGCCGAGGGGCACCGATGCGACGCTCGCGCGGCTCTCGGCGGAGTACGAACTGGGCGTCCTCACGAACGGCGTCAGGGAGTGGCAGGAGCACAAGCTGCGGGCCCACGGGCTCTTCGGGTACTTCGACGCGTTCGTCGCCTCCTACGAGGCGGGCGCGCACAAGCCCGACGCCGCGCCGTTTCGGCTCGCCGAGGAGCGACTGCCCGCCGACGAGTATGCGATGGTCGGAGACGCCGACGCCGACGTGGAGGGGGCGCGGAACGCCGGGTGGACCGCGCACCGGTACGACGGCGGGGGGTTCGGCGACCTCCCCGACGCGCTCGGGTGGGGGTAG
- a CDS encoding HAD hydrolase family protein, whose protein sequence is MNYYDLLYELYDEFDAKTLLEYQNFVDVFPAIGSRVALEHWRRASDELERRKDAVRTAFPAGETLAAVAAHATRDEAFTALDLLATYDRAVNVLVLDVDETLRSAGQTDNEIPRDTLHLLTELHEEGMPIVICTGQTLENVKGFITQGLGNELVHSGTLSIVYEAGNGVFTPGHGADTKRLLYEGLDETVRGVFDEVRARVVSDAPEDIRRGCHLQGNEFNVTLKPNHQTGSREAVEVIDHALCYLLDLVGEATPDGDPEGARAFYAAADPEIREVLEHRGGVPDLDVGDVPDDARELFERVDVAYYEGDAAEVGSLELDKVAGVQAAFEVLGVDDPFALVMGDSKSDLRVMEWVEANGCGIAAAPEHASEVVLEHVLSTDELVFDRNDATSMLRVVYALDRLAGLS, encoded by the coding sequence ATGAACTACTACGACCTCCTCTACGAGCTGTACGACGAGTTCGACGCGAAGACGCTGCTCGAGTACCAGAACTTCGTCGACGTGTTCCCCGCAATCGGGTCGCGCGTCGCGCTCGAACACTGGCGGCGCGCCAGCGACGAACTCGAGCGCAGGAAGGACGCCGTCCGGACGGCCTTTCCCGCGGGCGAGACGCTCGCCGCCGTCGCCGCCCACGCCACGCGCGACGAGGCGTTCACCGCGCTCGACCTCCTCGCGACGTACGACCGCGCGGTGAACGTGCTCGTGCTCGACGTGGACGAGACGCTGCGCTCGGCCGGCCAGACCGACAACGAGATCCCCCGCGACACGCTCCACCTCCTGACCGAACTCCACGAGGAGGGGATGCCGATCGTCATCTGCACCGGCCAGACGCTGGAGAACGTCAAGGGGTTCATCACGCAGGGGCTGGGCAACGAACTCGTCCACTCGGGGACGCTGAGCATCGTCTACGAGGCCGGCAACGGCGTCTTCACGCCGGGCCACGGGGCGGACACGAAGCGCCTGCTCTACGAGGGCCTCGACGAGACCGTGCGCGGCGTGTTCGACGAGGTGCGCGCGCGGGTCGTCTCGGACGCCCCCGAGGACATCCGCCGGGGCTGTCACCTGCAGGGCAACGAGTTCAACGTCACGCTCAAGCCCAACCACCAGACCGGTAGCCGCGAGGCCGTCGAGGTCATCGACCACGCGCTGTGCTACCTGCTCGATCTGGTCGGCGAGGCGACTCCCGACGGCGATCCCGAGGGCGCGCGGGCGTTCTACGCCGCCGCCGACCCCGAGATCCGGGAGGTGCTCGAACACCGCGGCGGCGTCCCCGACCTCGACGTGGGGGACGTCCCGGACGACGCGAGGGAACTCTTCGAGCGCGTCGACGTGGCCTACTACGAGGGCGACGCCGCCGAGGTCGGCAGCCTCGAACTCGACAAGGTGGCCGGCGTCCAGGCCGCCTTCGAGGTGCTCGGCGTCGACGACCCCTTCGCGCTCGTGATGGGCGACTCGAAGAGCGACCTCCGCGTGATGGAGTGGGTGGAGGCGAACGGCTGCGGCATCGCCGCCGCCCCCGAACACGCCTCCGAGGTCGTCCTCGAGCACGTCCTCTCGACGGACGAACTCGTCTTCGACCGCAACGACGCCACCTCCATGCTGCGGGTCGTCTACGCGCTCGACCGGCTGGCGGGACTGTCGTAG
- a CDS encoding class II fumarate hydratase — translation MSDNQYRTERDSLGEMRVPADAYWGAQTQRAVENFPISGITFGRRFVRALGVVKKAAARANVDLGHVDEEAGEAIVAAADEVIAGEHDDQFPVDVFQTGSGTSSNMNANEVIANRASEILGQEVGSRHVHPNDQVNFGQSSNDVIPTAMHVSALEAVERDLLPALSRLSDELAAKEADFDGVVKTGRTHLQDATPVRLGQEFGGYRTQVEKGIERVRDTTDHLAELALGGTAVGTGLNTDPEFPELAAEYIAEETDLPFREADNHFEAQAAHDAMAEAHGALRVVAGSLNKIANDLRLLASGPRNGLGEIDQPENQPGSSIMPGKINPVVAEAVNQVHKQVVGNDAAVAAGAAEGQLDLNLYKPVIAHNFLESAEILANASDVFGERFVAKLEADREHCEAAVERSMAIATALNPHIGYDRAAEVGKTALEEDKTVREVAIEKGYVTEEEADAILDPREMTEPGILGGD, via the coding sequence ATGAGCGACAACCAGTACCGCACGGAACGCGACAGTCTCGGGGAGATGCGGGTCCCGGCGGACGCCTACTGGGGTGCCCAGACCCAGCGCGCCGTGGAGAACTTCCCCATCTCCGGGATCACGTTCGGCCGCCGGTTCGTCCGGGCGCTCGGGGTCGTGAAGAAGGCCGCCGCGCGCGCGAACGTGGACCTCGGTCACGTCGACGAGGAGGCGGGCGAGGCCATCGTCGCCGCCGCGGACGAGGTCATCGCGGGCGAGCACGACGACCAGTTCCCCGTGGACGTGTTCCAGACCGGCTCCGGCACGTCCTCGAACATGAACGCGAACGAGGTCATCGCCAACCGCGCGAGCGAGATCCTGGGACAGGAGGTCGGCTCACGACACGTCCACCCGAACGACCAGGTGAACTTCGGGCAGTCGAGTAACGACGTGATCCCGACGGCGATGCACGTGAGCGCGCTGGAGGCCGTCGAGCGCGACCTGCTCCCGGCGCTCTCCCGCCTCAGCGACGAACTCGCGGCGAAGGAGGCGGACTTCGACGGCGTCGTCAAGACCGGCCGCACGCACCTGCAGGACGCCACGCCCGTCCGCCTCGGCCAGGAGTTCGGCGGCTACCGGACGCAGGTCGAGAAGGGCATCGAGCGCGTCCGGGACACGACCGACCACCTCGCCGAACTCGCGCTCGGCGGGACGGCCGTCGGGACGGGGCTCAACACCGACCCCGAGTTCCCCGAACTCGCCGCCGAGTACATCGCCGAGGAGACGGACCTCCCGTTCCGCGAGGCGGACAACCACTTCGAGGCGCAGGCCGCCCACGACGCGATGGCCGAGGCCCACGGCGCGCTGCGGGTCGTCGCCGGCTCGCTCAACAAGATCGCGAACGACCTCCGCCTGCTCGCCTCCGGCCCGCGCAACGGCCTGGGCGAGATCGACCAGCCCGAGAACCAGCCCGGCTCCTCGATCATGCCCGGGAAGATCAACCCGGTCGTCGCCGAGGCCGTCAACCAGGTCCACAAGCAGGTCGTGGGCAACGACGCCGCGGTGGCCGCCGGGGCCGCCGAGGGGCAACTCGATCTCAACCTCTACAAGCCCGTCATCGCGCACAACTTCCTCGAGTCGGCGGAGATCCTCGCCAACGCCAGCGACGTCTTCGGCGAGCGCTTCGTCGCCAAGCTGGAGGCCGACCGCGAGCACTGCGAGGCGGCGGTCGAGCGATCCATGGCGATCGCGACGGCGCTCAACCCCCACATCGGCTACGACAGGGCCGCCGAGGTGGGCAAGACGGCGCTCGAGGAGGACAAGACCGTCCGCGAGGTGGCGATCGAGAAGGGCTACGTCACCGAGGAGGAGGCCGACGCGATCCTCGACCCGCGCGAGATGACCGAGCCCGGCATCCTCGGGGGGGACTGA
- a CDS encoding sugar kinase produces MTAHDPAVVTVGETMVLMNPKETGPLQYVSAFGKRIGGAESNVAVGLARLDHPVAWASRLGDDPHGRYVRDTIRGTGVDTRYVRFDPDAPTGLMFKERRATGEGGVFYYRHDSAASRLEPGDVPDEALAGASYLHLTGITPALSSTCRDLCFDLVERCADLGVRVSFDPNLRFSLWSESEMRETLLPLAAAADVVLPGLDEGEVLLGTDDPREIAREFRERGAEEVVVKLGEDGAFVAAEGVAERVPAVPVERVVDPIGAGDGFAAGYLSGRLDGRSPVEATERANAVGALATQVTGDIEGLPTREELAAFLDDDGRDVSR; encoded by the coding sequence ATGACAGCGCACGACCCTGCGGTAGTGACCGTCGGCGAGACGATGGTCCTCATGAATCCGAAGGAGACGGGCCCGCTCCAGTACGTCTCGGCGTTCGGTAAGCGCATCGGCGGCGCGGAGAGCAACGTCGCCGTCGGCCTCGCGCGGTTGGACCACCCGGTCGCCTGGGCGAGTCGCCTCGGCGACGACCCGCACGGTCGCTACGTCCGCGACACCATCCGCGGGACCGGCGTCGACACGCGGTACGTCCGGTTCGATCCCGACGCGCCGACCGGCCTGATGTTCAAGGAGCGGCGCGCGACCGGCGAGGGCGGGGTCTTCTACTACCGCCACGACTCGGCCGCCAGCCGCCTCGAACCCGGGGACGTCCCCGACGAGGCGCTCGCCGGCGCGTCGTACCTCCACCTGACGGGCATCACCCCGGCCCTGTCTTCGACCTGTCGCGACCTCTGTTTCGACCTCGTCGAGCGGTGCGCCGACCTCGGGGTGCGCGTCTCGTTCGACCCCAACCTCCGGTTCTCGCTGTGGTCGGAGTCGGAGATGCGCGAGACGCTCCTCCCGCTCGCGGCGGCGGCCGACGTCGTCCTCCCGGGTCTCGACGAGGGCGAGGTGCTCCTCGGGACCGACGACCCCCGTGAGATCGCCCGGGAGTTCCGCGAGCGCGGGGCCGAGGAGGTCGTCGTCAAACTCGGCGAGGACGGGGCGTTCGTGGCGGCGGAGGGCGTCGCCGAGCGCGTTCCGGCCGTGCCCGTCGAGCGCGTCGTGGATCCCATCGGCGCGGGCGACGGGTTCGCCGCCGGCTACCTGTCGGGACGGCTCGACGGTCGCTCGCCCGTCGAGGCGACCGAGCGCGCGAACGCGGTCGGCGCGCTGGCGACCCAGGTGACCGGCGACATCGAGGGGCTACCGACGCGGGAGGAACTGGCGGCGTTCCTCGACGACGACGGGCGCGACGTGAGCCGCTAG
- a CDS encoding DUF433 domain-containing protein — translation MGAEATARVVKTPDVLHGKPRIEGTRIGVFAIGESIRRSGQTGEGVLDGYPDLSHEQVIAALEYYDEHSEAMDILRTQREANRRRVERQPRAPVDADR, via the coding sequence ATGGGTGCCGAGGCCACCGCTCGCGTCGTGAAGACGCCCGACGTCCTCCACGGCAAACCTCGCATCGAGGGGACCCGCATCGGCGTGTTCGCGATCGGCGAATCCATCCGACGGAGCGGTCAGACCGGCGAAGGCGTCCTCGACGGCTATCCCGATCTCTCTCACGAGCAGGTGATAGCGGCGCTTGAGTACTACGACGAGCACTCCGAAGCGATGGACATCCTCCGAACGCAACGTGAAGCCAACCGTCGCCGCGTCGAGCGACAGCCGCGCGCCCCCGTAGACGCCGATAGGTGA